A single window of Aspergillus flavus chromosome 4, complete sequence DNA harbors:
- a CDS encoding sorting nexin Mvp1, which yields MSLFGTSPEDSSAGNSAHRSKSSLFADEPSLGTGSNANLGSSSLFADDDDLSSGSPWNSNVNKRTARHKLVKTLLSDSDAPESYIDAYDLVLSAGDRVGAGIGLTSVREILSGSGISASDQEKILNIVVSGDIDSANGLGRGEFNVLLALVGLAQEGEDLTLDAVDDRRKKLPAPKSLYLDALRANQESGTPAPSQERPITPPRPASPQQAPNSAHSRRSRRESMTGLESDPWGSPELHRGHAHAQLESDHPVLNGYGSVRSATNAWSSRVGEDNNPNEISNSNRANSQTDSAPSHGSGFGWGESLGNTPSDGGLGGTARAGLGGFGPPSSDHSDSNPRRRSLGIGRVASPPVEEHVTVTLLPEKEGMFMFQHRNYEVKSARRGSTVVRRYSDFVWLLDCLQKRYPFRQLPLLPPKRLSVNGTHLAADSNAFLEKRRRGLVRFTNALVRHPVLSQEQLVIMFLTVPTELSVWRKQATISVQDEFTGRDLPPDLEDSLPSTLPDTFETVRGGVKRSAEIYINLCTLLERLAKRNEGLAADHLRFSLALQSLTEVTRDTYAIDTNDVPLLNEGIRATANHLSVSQSLLEDEARAWEEGVLEDLKRQRDCLVSVREMFDRRDRYARNNIPQLERRIENNERKLQDLRSRPQGTVKPGEIEKVEDAIIKDKESIVQQHARGVFIKECIRDEIVYFQQSQYHISRLHQEWSQERVKYAELQADNWRSLSDQVESMPLSG from the exons ATGTCCTTGTTCGGTACATCACCCGAGGACTCCTCGGCAGGCAATTCAGCTCATAGGTCCAAGTCTTCGCTCTTCGCCGACGAACCCTCTCTCGGTACTGGTAGCAATGCCAACCTGGGctcctcctcccttttcgccgacgatgacgacCTGAGCTCCGGTTCGCCGTGGAATAGCAACGTCAACAAGAGAACTGCCAGGCATAAGCTCGTGAAGACCTTGCTATCGGACTCGGATGCCCCCGAGAGTTATATCGATGCCTACGACCTGGTCCTCAGTGCAGGCGATCGTGTTGGCGCCGGTATTGGACTGACTTCTGTCAGGGAAATTCTGTCCGGCAGTGGGATCAGCGCCTCTGACCAAGAAAAAATTCTCAACATTGTTGTTTCTGGTGATATCGACAGTGCAAATGGACTGGGACGTGGCGAGTTCAACGTTCTTCTAGCACTCGTGGGCCTTGCGCAAGAAGGGGAAGACCTTACATTGGATGCGGTTGATGACAGGCGCAAGA AGCTCCCCGCGCCGAAAAGCTTATACCTTGATGCATTGCGCGCAAATCAGGAATCCGGCACCCCTGCGCCGTCGCAAGAGCGGCCGATTACTCCACCTCGCCCTGCATCACCCCAGCAGGCGCCCAACTCAGCACACTCACGACGGTCACGACGAGAATCGATGACAGGTCTAGAGTCCGATCCTTGGGGTAGTCCAGAGCTGCATCGCGGGCATGCCCACGCACAACTCGAATCCGACCATCCCGTGTTGAATGGCTATGGTAGTGTTCGGTCCGCTACTAATGCTTGGTCTAGTAGAGTCGGTGAAGACAACAACCCCAACGAAATTTCGAACAGCAACCGTGCAAATAGCCAAACAGATTCTGCGCCGTCCCACGGCTCAGGATTTGGATGGGGGGAAAGTCTGGGCAATACACCAAGCGATGGTGGGCTTGGAGGAACAGCCCGGGCTGGTCTTGGAGGGTTTGGCCCTCCTAGTAGTGATCACAGCGACTCAAATCCCCGTCGGCGGTCACTGGGGATAGGTAGGGTAGCAAGTCCGCCGGTAGAAGAACATGTAACGGTAACGCTACTCCCGGAGAAGGAGGGTATGTTCATGTTCCAGCATCGCAATTATGAGGTAAAGTCTGCTCGTAGGGGGAGCACAGTGGTACGGCGATACAGTGATTTTGTTTGGCTGTTGGACTGTCTCCAAAAACGGTATCCGTTCCGacagcttcctcttcttccaccaaagAGACTTTCAG TCAATGGCACTCACCTTGCAGCGGATTCCAATGCGTTCCTTGAAAAGCGTCGCCGTGGCCTCGTCCGATTTACCAATGCCCTTGTCCGACACCCCGTTCTTAGCCAGGAGCAACTCGTGATCATGTTCCTGACTGTCCCTACT GAACTGTCCGTGTGGCGGAAGCAAGCCACGATTTCTGTGCAAGATGAGTTCACTGGGCGAGATCTTCCCCCTGATCTGGAGGACTCCCTGCCTTCGACCCTTCCGGACACATTCGAGACCGTCAGGGGCGGTGTTAAGAGGTCTGCGGAAATCTACATCAACCTGTGCACATTACTTGAGCGTCTCGCCAAGCGCAATGAAGGCCTTGCGGCTGACCACCTGCGATTCTCGCTCGCCCTTCAATCCCTCACGGAGGTGACTCGAGACACGTACGCGATTGATACCAACGACGTTCCTTTACTTAATGAGGGTATCAGAGCTACCGCCAATCACCTTTCTGTCAGCCAAAGcctgctggaggatgaggcaCGTGCCTGGGAAGAGGGCGTGCTGGAGGATCTGAAGCGCCAGCGAGACTGTCTGGTCAGTGTGCGGGAAATGTTCGACCGCCGAGACCGTTACGCGCGGAACAATATTCCCCAACTGGAGCGGCGCATCGAGAACAACGAGAGGAAGCTACAGGATTTGAGAAGCCGACCTCAAGGTACCGTCAAGCCCGGAGAGATCGAAAAGGTAGAGGACGCAATCATCAAG GACAAAGAGTCGATTGTACAACAACATGCGCGCGGTGTCTTCATCAAAGAATGCATCCGCGACGAAATAGTATATTTCCAACAGAGCCAGTATCATATTAGCCGACTTCACCAGGAATGGAGTCAGGAGCGGGTCAAGTATGCCGAGCTGCAGGCAGATAATTGGCGGTCATTGAGTGACCAGGTTGAAAGCATGCCCTTGAGCGGctga